From one Negativicoccus succinicivorans genomic stretch:
- a CDS encoding MBL fold metallo-hydrolase, which yields MKIIALTLGPLATNCYILFSETTKHAIVIDPAAEAKEIQKTLTKFDLQLKKILLTHGHADHIGALEELRALYPDVPVAMHQADQAYLSDPKLNLSAYQYQRVTAQPVEEYLAEGDTVVLDDIRLEVLETPGHTPGGISFYVAEPGVVFVGDALFQGSIGRTDFPGGSMSQLITGIEEKLLSLDDATVVLSGHGPSTTIGEEKRCNPFLNMKKQ from the coding sequence ATGAAAATTATCGCGTTAACACTCGGACCGCTGGCGACCAATTGCTACATTCTGTTTTCGGAAACGACCAAGCATGCGATCGTCATCGATCCGGCAGCGGAAGCGAAAGAAATCCAAAAAACGCTGACAAAATTTGATTTGCAATTGAAAAAAATTCTGCTGACGCATGGTCATGCCGATCATATCGGAGCATTGGAAGAGCTGCGAGCGTTGTACCCGGACGTGCCGGTGGCGATGCATCAGGCGGATCAGGCCTATTTGAGCGATCCGAAACTGAATTTATCGGCCTACCAATACCAACGCGTGACGGCGCAGCCGGTGGAAGAATATCTGGCGGAAGGTGATACCGTCGTTTTAGATGATATCCGACTTGAGGTTTTGGAGACTCCGGGGCACACGCCCGGCGGCATCAGTTTTTATGTCGCCGAACCGGGAGTGGTATTTGTCGGTGACGCTCTGTTTCAAGGCTCGATCGGGCGCACAGATTTTCCGGGCGGCTCGATGTCGCAACTAATTACAGGTATTGAGGAAAAATTATTATCCCTGGACGATGCTACCGTGGTCTTATCCGGACACGGACCGTCGACTACGATCGGAGAAGAAAAAAGATGCAACCCGTTTCTGAACATGAAAAAACAGTAA